GCTCGCGAACCTGATCCTGCGCGCGAGCGCATGGCGGCTCATCCTGCAGGCCGGCTACCCCGAGAAGGTGCGCTGGCGCAGCATCGTCGGCGCCTACCTGGCCGGCGCGGGCGTGAACAGCATCCTGCCGGCCCGCGGCGGCGACGTGATGAAGATCTACCTGGCCCACCGGGCGATGCCCAAGGCGGCCTACACGACGATCACGTCGAGCCTCCTGGCCGAAACGCTCGTCGACGTCTTCATCGGCCCGGCGCTCCTGATCGCGGCCTACCTGACCGGCCGGATCCCGCACCTGCCGGCGCTCGGCCACCTGGCGGCGTTCGAGTGGAGCTTCTTCGCCGCGAACGCGCGCTGGTTCATGCTGGCGGTGGCCGTGCTTCTGATCCTGCTCGGCGTGTTCTTCACATATGTCGAGCGGCACGTGGTCGCGTTCTGGTCACGCGTGCGCCTCGGACTCATCATCCTGACCACGCCGCGGCGCTACTTCCGCACGGTCGTGCCGCTGCAGCTGGCCGGCTGGTGCTGCCGGATCGGGGCGATGTACTGGTTCCTGGTCGCGTTCCATGTGCCGGCGGGCGTCGTCGACGCCGCGCTCGCGCTCTCGGCCCAGAGCGCTTCGACGCTGCTGCCGTTCACGCCCGGAGGGCTCGGGACGCAGCAGGCGCTGCTCGGCTACATGTTCCGAAACGCCGCCGCGACGAGCTCCGTGCTCGCATTCAGCGTCGGCATGCAGGTCATGGTCACGCTCACGACCGCGGTCGCCGGGGGCATCGCGATCTGGGTCACGCTGCGACGCCTCCCGTGGCGGGCCCGTCCGCCGGCCGGCGCCGGAGCAGACGGCGTCGCGCCAGGCTAACGATGGGTGATCGGCCCCCGTCCACGCGCGCCTGGACGCACGCCGGCATGCGGTGGGGCCGGCGCTGTTGGCGCTGCGGCCGCGAACCGTCTGGCACCGCTTCCGTCCACGCACGATAATCCTGGTTATGTCAAGTCAAACGGGAACGGACTACGGAGCCCCGTAGCACCCCGCTCCGCCCGGGATCCGGTGCCCGTACCTCTGTGCCAGCTGCGGCGAGACGAAGTAGCCGTGACAGTCGTAACGCCCGTGATGGAACCCGGCGGCATAGCCGCCCAGGTACACGGCCGCCAGCACCGCCACCCGTGCGACGATTCCGCCCCCGAACCGCTTCAGGTTGAGCTTCGGATCGGCGCTCGGGCTCCGGCGGACGCTCCGCAGCTGCCACGCCCCGACCGCGAGCACGACGGCGACGATCACGGCGATGTCCACCAGGGCGTGCAGCAAGGGTGCTAGCCGGCCAGCGGGTGCGTGGGATCGACCGGTGCCAGGTAGGCGTGCCGCATCCGGGCCTGCGACTGGCGCTCGCGGGCGGCGGCGAGCACCTCGGCGCCCGATCCCTCTTCGCCGAGCTCCGCGAACCCGACCGCGCCGATGCCGAGGTCGCGCGACATGCGGTCGTTGGCGGCCAGGGCCGCCTTCACGCGCTTGAACGCCGAACGGGCCTCGAACGTGCCCGCGCGCGGGAACACGAGCGCGAACTGGTCGGCGCCCAGATGTCCGACCCGGTCGTCCTGACGCACGGCCGAGAGCGCGAGCGCCCCGACATCGGAGACGACGTCGGCCTGGTCGATCATGCCCGGGCCCATCTCGAGCCCCGTCACCTCGAACACGGCCACGGCCAGCGTCTGGCCCCGCCAGCGGGCGATCGACGCGGCCCGCTCGAGCTCGAGGGCGAATCCGTGTGCGCCGAGCGTGCGCCCCGAGGACGCGCCGCCGGCGGCCAGGGCGAGCTTGGCGCAG
Above is a genomic segment from Gaiellales bacterium containing:
- a CDS encoding lysylphosphatidylglycerol synthase transmembrane domain-containing protein, giving the protein MNSLRSFWQAATDFGQHITDVRFDALLIAVGFTLANLILRASAWRLILQAGYPEKVRWRSIVGAYLAGAGVNSILPARGGDVMKIYLAHRAMPKAAYTTITSSLLAETLVDVFIGPALLIAAYLTGRIPHLPALGHLAAFEWSFFAANARWFMLAVAVLLILLGVFFTYVERHVVAFWSRVRLGLIILTTPRRYFRTVVPLQLAGWCCRIGAMYWFLVAFHVPAGVVDAALALSAQSASTLLPFTPGGLGTQQALLGYMFRNAAATSSVLAFSVGMQVMVTLTTAVAGGIAIWVTLRRLPWRARPPAGAGADGVAPG